The Tetrapisispora phaffii CBS 4417 chromosome 16, complete genome genomic sequence GGCTGGGTGGCAAATCTTGGTTTTGTGTCACAAAAAGATGCGATAAAACAGAGGCATCTGCCCCCCCCCTCtaatctatttttttttgatttcttatataaataagGTAAGAATAATGGCCGCTGTTAAACTGCTTCTCTAGTATAATACATTTTcctattttattttggtcttggttttttattataatacaGAAAAATTGGTAGGTTAAAAGCCCTCCTGGTATACGTTTCTCGTGGTATGTATATAATGTCCAGCTTTGTATGTTTTGGTTAGTGGTCAAGGTATTTCagaaaatatcattatgCATTTGAAATGCAGAATGGCCATTTGTAGGATTTTAACATTTTGTTCCCCTACCCAAGGGAAGAAGAAGGTCATAATTATTGTGGGGATTATTTCAGTACGGACATAATGGTTTATTGCTGACTTGAAGtttaaagttttattaCTAATATTAACGCAAGTTCTATAATACATGTTATTTGAAccctttttattttaattaccACTGAAAAACAGTAAAAGAGTTATTATTTCTACAACATCATACAGATGCCATGAACAGTTAGCGCTGATGGAGCCGAGATGCGATAAACAAGAAATCATAGCGAAGacaaaattttgaaatatgaaaatatgcaaagaaaaaattgaagatagatgattaaaaaaatgaagtCATCCTTTGTGTATACTTAAATGGAGAAGTAAcatcttttaattattgCGTTTTGTTATTATCAAACGCTCTAAGAAGACAATAACACACATTAATATTACTTTGGTATTTTGATCGCTCTACTGTTTACCACTATATTATTCACAGTGgaaaattatctttaacTTACGAATGCTTCAGTATCTGCACAGACCCTTTGTAAACgtttgaaataaaaatggatAGACTATCTGAATTGAAGGATGGGTCCCCACATCCAAATATTAACAACAgtaacaacaacaacaacaacaacaaaaatgTTGATGTTTTAAGAGGTTCATACTCACATACTTCGTTTTTATCTCTGAGCGATGCTCAAAAAAGTGGCACATATACTTCCGCAGAAAAATCTCACATTAATCAGGAATTAAGATCAAGACacttaaataaatcatGTTCATTTATGAgattagaaaatttatcACAATCCAAAAATTGGGGGGAGGAACATCTAGATGATTTCGCATTAGAAGAACTAAGAGATGAATTTTTCGATTCTATTTACTCTAAACCAGAAATGATTAATAACGACCAATATAAGAAAGATGATGGAATATCATATACGACTAAAAAAGTGGATTCAAAAGAGAGTAGAATCTCAttgtttttaaagaaatcaatttcttccCCAAcacaatattttaatgatttcatGACTTATAAAAAGtctatttttaaatatttttctgcATATTTCATTGCAATGGTAATTTGTGTAATCAGACCATCTGGTGAGTGGATAGGTCACaaatatagatattttatGTTATTAGCAGCTTTAATACATCATCCAGTAAGAAACATAGGAGTTCAACTGGAAATTACATTATGTTCAATATTGGGTGGGGCTCTCGGAATGGGATGGTCCTCTTTAGCATGGTACATATCTACGTTATCAAAACCCGTGGCAGACTATCAAGGTGcaatattatttgcaaGTTTATTCCTAGCGTTAACTTTTTCTGTTTGGATAGCAGCCATATTTCAAAGATTCctatatttttgtaaaacTTTTAGCATTGCCATAATCTTTTTCCATACTGCTGAACTATCATTTTCGAAAGAAAAATTGCATTGGAAATTATATTGGGATTTTGGAttctcttttctttttggtCTATTATTGTCCTTAGTTATTTGTACGTTTGTATTCCCCACGAGCGGAAACCAAGAAGTCATTCATACTTACAGtctttgttttaaaaaatcGGAACAGTTTTTAGTTTCCTTAGTCGATTTGAATAGTGACGATTCTGATGAAAACATTGATATTAAACAGAAAGAAATGGTGAATTTTCTTATCGTAACTTTACCTGAAGCATTTAGGGAATTCTCAAATCAAGTTACGTTTAGCAAATTTGaccaaaataatttgaagGATTTGAGAAACTCTATAACAAAATTCATAAGTCCATTAAGAGTTTTACCAATccattcaaaattatttactaaAGATAATGTAAAAGAACTCTATGCAACTTTAAAGTTACCTCAAACTAATGAAGGGGATATCGAggaatttgaagatgattCAATGTCACCAACTCCAATGACTTTTTCAGATGGCGTTACACCAGTACCGAAACCTCTAAATTTGGAAGCAGGCACTTACAATGCATTTGATAGAGAATTATATTTGGAATTACTAAGAGATATATTTGCTGAACCTGCATATTCCTTAGTTTCAGAAATGATTTATTCTTTGGAACAAATTGgcattttatttaaagattttgaaaatattggCAAAAAGGTAGATACTCTCACTATTGACAAGAAACTTACTGTATTAcaaaaaaagttaaagagaagaatatataatttagaTGTCAAATACAAAAACTTTACTCATACAGATCATTTCTCAAAGGATTTATTAACTGATACATCATCAGTCGccttatttttatttttaagaaCGTTAAGAAATTCAGCTAAGAACCTACTAGATGTAATCCACTCATGCTCTAAATTATCTTCCGGTATTCACTGGAGAATTAGACTAATAACATATCCGTTTCGCAGAGCTATATATAGGCTTCCCATTCAGTGTACTATTGATGAAGGTGCAGGAAATGTATTAAACTATTTTGAAACTAAAAGAGATGTggatgaaatatttgaaaaattgtaCAACGTACACACATCCTCACATAACTATGACATTAAAATGAACAATTCCAGTTCTAAAAGAGTCTTTAGAGAATATGATCgtgatgattttaattttcaCACAACAAGTAATAAATGGAGACTTCTTCTATGGAAGTGCAGTAAGTTATTAGTAGATGATTATATGAAATGGGCTTTAAAAAAAgtttttgttattgttttcttatCTTTACCATCATGGTTACCTAGATCATATGGTTGGTACCAAGAATATCAATGTTGGTGGGCACCGATGtcattttatttactttCTCATAGAAAGTATTCTGGTAGTTGGgataaattaataagaagaataatattttgtttattggGAATATTTTGGGGATGGGCTGCTGCGCAGGCCAGGCATTTCGGAAGTCCATACGTCATTTGTACATTTGCTGGTATCCTTGTTGTACCTATTTcacttaatatttttgcCTATAAAAACACTAGATCAAGTTTTACTACAATGCTTTGCTTTTCTGTTATTGTGATGGAATCTTATGGAAAGGGTCAGAGTTCACTAAATACAGCAGGAATATGGAAAAATACATGGGTCACTGGTTTATCTCTTTTTGTGGGTACATTAATATCCATTCCCATAAATTGGATTGTTTGGTCGTTTAAAGCCCGTTCAGAGTTAAGAGTAGCCATTTCAGTTCTATTAGGTCATATCTCACAGTCTTATCAACTGGTCACAGATCGTTATCTTTATAGAGATTCGTCTGATGCTCCAACTGAACTAGCAATTGCTTTATCTCATATAAGAGAGATTCGTTTAAGTCAAAGTATAGTTGctattaaagaattattagaaaaatcCAAAGAGGAGCCGATATATATCGCCAATTTTGAGCCAGTGAAGTATACTCAAATTCTGGACCAATGCAACTACTTGATTGAGAGAATTATTGAGGCAAGAATTTCGAGTACCTATTTCGAAGTCTGGGATAGAGATGCAGATCCTGAAATTACTAGAGCTTTGCTATCACTTCGTAGAGATAGTGTTGCTTCTGTAATTCTTGTTCTTTACATTCTATCAAATTGCTTTAGATCTAAAAATAAGATTCCAAGGTATTTACCAAACCCAATTTTATCGAGAAAAAAACTATatgaatttattcaaaaatttgagAATAgagaattatcaaaaaacaCTAATGAGAGGCACATTTCctctaataatataaatatgctTGATAAAAAACTGTTATCGAACTCTAGTATTGATAAAAACGTTAATCatgaaacagaaaaatCTCATTGGACTGAGATACATAGAGTTGCATTTGAGAGGACATTCACAGACATTTCTGCCATTTTACCTGAAATTGCTATCAAAGCAAAAGAGATTCTAGGCGAAGAGTCATATTAAACCCTATAgtataattaatatatgaatatatatttatataattttaaactGCATTTAATGAACAATACGTGATACTAACATAAAGCAGTTAGTTAAATAACGGAtgttaaatattcatttactAATTCTTATTAGCGAcagaaaaaatatctataATCCAATTTACAACAACATCAGACAGTTAAAAGAGTAACTACTAAAGAAACCATACCAAAACTCTCAATTATTAAGCTATTGGTACCAttgtatttaatatatattacttGAAGTTAATATGTGCAAAAGAAACTGTTGTAGTTAGCGAATAGTTTTTGGTTGGTTAACTTTTTTCTCTGAAACAAATGATGTTAAAGATcagttattttatttaaagcATCTTGAATACTATCGCTTATGAGAATAAAACAGAATCATGCCATTACCATTCTTTTAGCTATCATGTTATATATCCATGAACCATAGGAATCAGGTCAGCTTATAGTTCAATCGATGGCTCTTAGCTCCCACATGACTTCCTATCAAATTTCatgataaatcaaaaaaagaGACTTCgaaatttcaattctttattttaagaaaatattaaataacttatttagttgattataatatagCCTTCATAACAATAATGTTGTATTAAACGATGCTAATAAGGATAGGGATTGAATATCTGATACTTGAGATAATACCCAGTTAAAATCGGATAATTagttaatatttcataagTTATTACagaatttcaatattatataacaGGATGAAATTTGGTAATCCATTTGTATTTGAAGAATGGCTATATCGTTCTCTGCTAAACAGTAAGAATTTTCATTCGTTTGTTCGTCGTGTGTATAATAGAGTGAATggtattaaaaatgaaccTATAACTTTTAGCAAACCACAGGCACAGGATTTTCTGTATAAACCTacaaattatcaaaaattcattGCTTTTAAGAAACTTTTTATTCAAGATGTTAAATCATCTATGGGAATATCTACAAAACataataactttaaaaattaatctATGAATCAttagtttattattacattgCATATATAATCTTCTATATGCATTTACTGTTGCTATTAATCATTAAAAACAGTTACCTGTATCAAGTGATGCCGAAGGTAAAACTTTCCAGTGGCCGATCgtcttttcatttaatattcgAATATAGCCAATATATTACCATCACAATAAACAAATGCTTTCTTATTCACATTTTCACAGCATCTCGATGGTCTGCAATAGTTATCTGTTAGTTTATCACCAAACATATAGATATTTACATTGTCCATACTCATTTCCTTAagtttcatttattattatctctGGGTAATCACTAgcatcaaaatatatatcatcgTGATCATCCAGTCCCATGCCATTCTCATAATGgtcatttattttatttgcatCTCCATTTCGATTGTCATCCTGCCAATATTCTTCCAATTCCACTTCCTCTTGTTTCtctttataattttctattgATAACTTTTCcatatcatttatattatcatatGTAATTGAAACATTATCCTTTTTGCATATACTAAGATAAACGCAtctgtaaaatatttgaatgaagTTTTCTATCTCATTTAACAAAGTATCTGAATTAACTGCAAATTGTACcatttcatcttcttcatccCCTAATGTATTATTCCACGTGAGTACCATTTCTCCCTGAGTATTCCATTTCTTATGGAATCCTAACTTTTCATTGATTCGGAATGTCCATTGTTCATCTTTCATCTTCGATTGTGTCGATAAGACACTAATAGCATCATCCGTAAAATCATCGGAACCATTTATATCGTCATCTTCAAGGTATTCCTCTAATTTAACTACTATTAATTCATGAGTACAAAATCCTACCTCAGCAATCGTCACGCAAGCTCTATTGTAAATGCATTCCAAAGAAGACTTTGGCGATGTCTTCGACCTCAGCAAATCAAATCTCCCAGTCGGAACAGTTACTAACTCTTGTCTTGCCGTATTTACTATAAGTGATTTGACAATGTTCATTTAACAAATGTGGAATGTCTATgctatttattaataagGAATAATTTCAACGAAACCAAATATTACCGGAATGTTGTTCAGGTTTGGCCCTCTTTTAATGCCCAACTTCAAAATTCTCGTGTCTTCAGATAACTGCCAGCTCTGGGACAATAAAACAAATCACTATTCGAAACTTCAACTGTCTCTCAGGCTTGATTTAATACATCTCAGCACAAAGTTAAACGTTATATTAAGTTACAGGTTTCATGTATCGATGCTTTACTACCCAATGTCGGTGTTTCGTATGAAATGAGTGTCCATAAAGAAAGTGTCAGTAACTACCATAGAAGGGCCATATCAGGAACTGTTACAGGTCCAGTAACGTCAATTGAAGGTCAACCACTCACTTAAATAACAACAAACACAACTACAATTGCTTTACGGGCGGTGCCTTGtacaatttattaaagtGCCTTTAAGTGCGAGAGTAAATTCAAAAGTGAATTGATCACAGTACCTCCTAATGTgagaaatatattcaatatatttgcatacttatattatttaatagtTACAAATGAACAAGTTCAAAGTTGTCTGCCCAGTTAAGTATATCTACTGTGGTATATGCATTTCACATAGGCAACTATCCAAATGAAAGCTTCGCCAGGCAATGCCACCCCATAGCATGGCATTCAAAGCTCTTTCATTGAAATacttctaattttattctAACAGTAAAGGAAAGGTGCTGGATACAAACTATTGGGCCTCAAGTTTTCTTTACATTATCATTAGTTGGCTCCCCGTCCATCAATGCTGTAATATCACTCTCTTCTGACAGATTTAGGTTCAACGTAGAGTATGGAGAGATCCCGCTTGTCCGTCTCCTCTTTGGACTTGACTTCTGAGATACACTTGATAGTTTCTGGGATCCTATAGATGTATTTCCATATCTCGCGGTCATGTTGACGTAATTAGTCGAATTAATATTTGGTTCTGGGTTCTTTTTACGTTTTTTACCTTCTGATTTAAATTTCTGTTGGATATATGAACCTATACTTCTTGTATGTTGCTGAATCCCATTGATGTTGTTATGGTTGgaaacattattattattggaaGAGACCCCAACGGTATGCTTATCTTTACTTTTGACActaacatatttttttaaagcTTCTGTAGgactttttatattttgaatctTTCTAAACATCATCAGACTGGATAAAGATGTCATTGCATCTCCTAGTTGGATACCTTTCATGGCCTCGACAGGAAGTCCTGTTTGAGTTATGGATTGGAAGGCAATGAAGCTCGATCTTAAATTCTGGATTGTTTCAATATTCACAGGCTTCGAATCTACAGGTCCGTCGGTACgcaattcttcttttttcgTGTCTGCGAATTTCATGGATCCAAATACCTTACTGGCGGCTTTAGGATCATTGATTAATCTCTCTAACGAATTCCACTCTATCCCGGGAACAAAATTATGATAAGAGATTTCAATCCAATCAAACTTAAAAGAAGGGTCAAATAGGCCCTTTAATTGAGCCAAATGCATAACATAACTGCCGtctaaataatgatgagTAATATATAAGTGAGGGCagttgaaatatatatttccatTGCTCAAAACTTGCGTTCTCAATTGTGTTGTTGTAACTTCCACCCTAACAATATCACAATTACTTAACATGACGTTATACAGCGGAAACAACGAGGAGCTTAATGAAACTTGGTGGGCTATTTCTTTGTGtttattgatgaattttATAGTACTGTTGGCtgaaaagaatttttgaacCTTATCTTTCCAATATGAAAGAACATCAGAATGATTAGAAGAAGAGTTAATTGCATCAAAAAATGCATACACTTTCATAGAAGCTATATTAGCAATATACTTTCTGATAGGATAAGACAAGGTTTGTTGTCCTCCCAAATCACTTGTGTtgtttaaattaatttgaCTTGTCGGATCTATGTATGACTTATTAGAATTTACAGTAGAATTCAAAGTCATTACTTGAGGCAATGATGGCGACGACTGCTCTATATTATTTGGtatattcttttcaatCGGTACCTTATCCACGGGAATTACATTAGGTATTCTACTATTCATGTTGGcatttatattcatattttgatttatattataagaGACCGGTACATAAGACACTGGTGTAGTTGGACGAGAAAACCTTGCATTATTTTGGTTAATTGAgtctttcttctttatcgATAATTGTTTTGgctgttgttgctgttgctgttgctgttgctgttgctgttgctgttgttgctgttgctgttgctgttgctgttgttgctgtAGCTGTAACTGTAGCTGTAACTGCAACTGCTGTTGCTGCgattgttgttgttgttgttgttgttgttgctgctgctgctgctgctgttgctgtCTCGCCATCATAAATTTAGCCTTTTCTTTAAACTGTGTGTTAAGAGCCTGCTCCATTTGTGTTTGTCTTTGTTGTAAATATTGGTGTTGTGCAGCTTGCATATTTGGTGGCATGTTTGAAGGAGTTCCTGCGGTGTCTAAGGTgggttgttgttgttgtggAGGTACTTGCCCTGCCATATTATTGTTCATAACCCCTGCGGGAAGCTGTTGATTCATCATCATATTTTGCATGCTTTTGAAATAGTTCACAAACTGTTGCCGTTGCTGCATTTGGTTCAGATTCATATTCTGCTTCATGGGCCCAGTGCTTTGATTCCTGTTCCTATCAAAACCATGCATCTGATCTTGATTCCCCATGTTTCCTGAATCGTTAGGAGTTCCATTATTACCAGCTGGGGTCTTCGCAGGACTACTGTTATTGTACATTCGCCCTGCCATCGTCTTTAGTTCTCTCTCAGGATCCTAGTAAGACCAATATCAAACTAACAAATTGTATAACTCTCCTACAAAAACAATCTGAGTCCTATTTAATCTGCAGATCAACtatcaattgattaaaCGTAGCTTTTAATTGTAAACTTTTCTAAAATACTGACTAGTTGTTActtatcaatttcttttcaaaaatattcattgcGATAAAATGTGAAAATTTATGGGACAAGGTTTCGAAAGGTTGAAATCACTATAAAGAAAGGTGCATCCAATGTTAATATAAGTAGTTTCTGTTGTTGCAATACGGGCAAGAGGTCTCTATGTTGATGAGATGCAAACATAGATGATGTTTGTGGCTTGAGAAGTTGCATTTAATGCGTGAAGTTGGTCTTTTTAGCGAAGAGATATTCGCAATTCCTTTAGTGAATATGGAAATAAATGATCTGTATATAATGTATAGTCGAAGAGATTCGTTTTGGTTATTTCTTGTACGTAACACATACATCTTTCTCTGAATGAATATCTGGTATTACTCAATCATAGTTCTACTAAGAGCTAGTTTCTAGAATATAGTGAAATTAGTTGTATGCCTTTCTCGTTGCAATGGGAAGGGGTActgtttttgaaatatgCATTTAAGGAGTTGCATATTTAAAACTACTCCAAACTATTTAAATAGCTAGCAATATGTATTTGAAGCAGGACAACCAACGCAAGTACACGACGTATTACATATACTGCAGTTGAAGAGAGCAACGTTTATTTTTGGTATTGGTTGCCAGGTTTCTTTGAGATTTTGTGAATTACAAAGGGTTAAAGtaaaataatcataatGAACAATCAATTGGTGTTTTGTAAGTCTAAAGTTTGCATCCATCCATCAACAAATGCATCTAATAACATAGCGggttatttattaattactAAACAGAATAACGTGGGTAACGTCGATCCAATGCTGCAATACGTTACAGAGGATGGATTGGATTCAAAGCACAGAATATGGTTAGATGAGGCCGAGATGAAGTTGTCAAACGGTTTCACAAAAGATGTTAGGATGCCtcaagatttattattttctgcTATTTCGATGCCATATTCATTTGCTGTTAAATTGAACTCCTTATATTCGATTCAGCTCAGACTTCCCAGTCCAAACAAATGGTGGTTTGGATCGGTGATTCTTCATTCAAAATCTCCACAGGAAGATGAGACTTTGCCTATATTATTCTTTCACGATGATGTATGTCGTAGTACTATtgcaaaacaaaaaaaactGAACAAGTCGTTTGATCCTTTCAATTCAACAGGTGAAATATATTGGGGTGGTAGTGATTTGAAAGATGccatttcaaaatatgtCGATTTGCAACAAACAATTATCGAGCCAACAATATGGCTAGTAAATGCTACGTTAGATGACCTAAGAAACTTTTCCACTAACGTATCACTATTAGAAGCACAGGGAAAATCCAACGTTTCAGCAAACGATGGAGACGATAAGTCCACATTTTGGGATAAAATGGATTCGACAAAATGGAATGTAATGTCAAGAATAGCAGATGCAACTTCAGCGACTGGATCATTTGTATCATCAATGATAAGAAAACACCCCATTGTTCAACTGGCAGAACGAAACAAAAACAATGTCTACGTTAAGAAGCTATTAAACAATCCAAGAGTAAAAGAAATACAAGACGATTACGATTCTGCAACTATATATTTGGCTAAATGGGCACAAGGTGTCAAGGAACAATCAGATAAATTCAATCTACTGAATGAAACCAGTGAATCCTATAGAAAAATCttgaataatgaattaGGGATGGGAAATGGAGATAACGATATTAGTTTCAGTGATTTCGAACTAAATAAAGCATTGGAGAGAAGTTTCCCACTAACACAACAAAAATGGAATTCCTTCTTCGATTCTCAAGGAAgaattaatattacaattaatgaaatcaaaGATTTCATATTTCATGGTGGTATTGAATCAATAGAGTTAAGAAAGACGGTTTGGCTTTATTTA encodes the following:
- the MRX7 gene encoding Mrx7p (similar to Saccharomyces cerevisiae YNL211C; ancestral locus Anc_2.36); this translates as MKFGNPFVFEEWLYRSLLNSKNFHSFVRRVYNRVNGIKNEPITFSKPQAQDFLYKPTNYQKFIAFKKLFIQDVKSSMGISTKHNNFKN
- the BRE4 gene encoding Bre4p (similar to Saccharomyces cerevisiae BRE4 (YDL231C); ancestral locus Anc_2.38), yielding MDRLSELKDGSPHPNINNSNNNNNNNKNVDVLRGSYSHTSFLSLSDAQKSGTYTSAEKSHINQELRSRHLNKSCSFMRLENLSQSKNWGEEHLDDFALEELRDEFFDSIYSKPEMINNDQYKKDDGISYTTKKVDSKESRISLFLKKSISSPTQYFNDFMTYKKSIFKYFSAYFIAMVICVIRPSGEWIGHKYRYFMLLAALIHHPVRNIGVQLEITLCSILGGALGMGWSSLAWYISTLSKPVADYQGAILFASLFLALTFSVWIAAIFQRFLYFCKTFSIAIIFFHTAELSFSKEKLHWKLYWDFGFSFLFGLLLSLVICTFVFPTSGNQEVIHTYSLCFKKSEQFLVSLVDLNSDDSDENIDIKQKEMVNFLIVTLPEAFREFSNQVTFSKFDQNNLKDLRNSITKFISPLRVLPIHSKLFTKDNVKELYATLKLPQTNEGDIEEFEDDSMSPTPMTFSDGVTPVPKPLNLEAGTYNAFDRELYLELLRDIFAEPAYSLVSEMIYSLEQIGILFKDFENIGKKVDTLTIDKKLTVLQKKLKRRIYNLDVKYKNFTHTDHFSKDLLTDTSSVALFLFLRTLRNSAKNLLDVIHSCSKLSSGIHWRIRLITYPFRRAIYRLPIQCTIDEGAGNVLNYFETKRDVDEIFEKLYNVHTSSHNYDIKMNNSSSKRVFREYDRDDFNFHTTSNKWRLLLWKCSKLLVDDYMKWALKKVFVIVFLSLPSWLPRSYGWYQEYQCWWAPMSFYLLSHRKYSGSWDKLIRRIIFCLLGIFWGWAAAQARHFGSPYVICTFAGILVVPISLNIFAYKNTRSSFTTMLCFSVIVMESYGKGQSSLNTAGIWKNTWVTGLSLFVGTLISIPINWIVWSFKARSELRVAISVLLGHISQSYQLVTDRYLYRDSSDAPTELAIALSHIREIRLSQSIVAIKELLEKSKEEPIYIANFEPVKYTQILDQCNYLIERIIEARISSTYFEVWDRDADPEITRALLSLRRDSVASVILVLYILSNCFRSKNKIPRYLPNPILSRKKLYEFIQKFENRELSKNTNERHISSNNINMLDKKLLSNSSIDKNVNHETEKSHWTEIHRVAFERTFTDISAILPEIAIKAKEILGEESY
- the VID27 gene encoding Vid27p (similar to Saccharomyces cerevisiae VID27 (YNL212W); ancestral locus Anc_2.35) → MNIVKSLIVNTARQELVTVPTGRFDLLRSKTSPKSSLECIYNRACVTIAEVGFCTHELIVVKLEEYLEDDDINGSDDFTDDAISVLSTQSKMKDEQWTFRINEKLGFHKKWNTQGEMVLTWNNTLGDEEDEMVQFAVNSDTLLNEIENFIQIFYRCVYLSICKKDNVSITYDNINDMEKLSIENYKEKQEEVELEEYWQDDNRNGDANKINDHYENGMGLDDHDDIYFDASDYPEIIINET
- the MFG1 gene encoding Mfg1p (similar to Saccharomyces cerevisiae YDL233W; ancestral locus Anc_2.32); translated protein: MAGRMYNNSSPAKTPAGNNGTPNDSGNMGNQDQMHGFDRNRNQSTGPMKQNMNLNQMQQRQQFVNYFKSMQNMMMNQQLPAGVMNNNMAGQVPPQQQQPTLDTAGTPSNMPPNMQAAQHQYLQQRQTQMEQALNTQFKEKAKFMMARQQQQQQQQQQQQQQQQQSQQQQLQLQLQLQLQQQQQQQQQQQQQQQQQQQQQQQQQQPKQLSIKKKDSINQNNARFSRPTTPVSYVPVSYNINQNMNINANMNSRIPNVIPVDKVPIEKNIPNNIEQSSPSLPQVMTLNSTVNSNKSYIDPTSQINLNNTSDLGGQQTLSYPIRKYIANIASMKVYAFFDAINSSSNHSDVLSYWKDKVQKFFSANSTIKFINKHKEIAHQVSLSSSLFPLYNVMLSNCDIVRVEVTTTQLRTQVLSNGNIYFNCPHLYITHHYLDGSYVMHLAQLKGLFDPSFKFDWIEISYHNFVPGIEWNSLERLINDPKAASKVFGSMKFADTKKEELRTDGPVDSKPVNIETIQNLRSSFIAFQSITQTGLPVEAMKGIQLGDAMTSLSSLMMFRKIQNIKSPTEALKKYVSVKSKDKHTVGVSSNNNNVSNHNNINGIQQHTRSIGSYIQQKFKSEGKKRKKNPEPNINSTNYVNMTARYGNTSIGSQKLSSVSQKSSPKRRRTSGISPYSTLNLNLSEESDITALMDGEPTNDNVKKT
- the GYP7 gene encoding GTPase-activating protein GYP7 (similar to Saccharomyces cerevisiae GYP7 (YDL234C); ancestral locus Anc_2.30); translated protein: MNNQLVFCKSKVCIHPSTNASNNIAGYLLITKQNNVGNVDPMLQYVTEDGLDSKHRIWLDEAEMKLSNGFTKDVRMPQDLLFSAISMPYSFAVKLNSLYSIQLRLPSPNKWWFGSVILHSKSPQEDETLPILFFHDDVCRSTIAKQKKLNKSFDPFNSTGEIYWGGSDLKDAISKYVDLQQTIIEPTIWLVNATLDDLRNFSTNVSLLEAQGKSNVSANDGDDKSTFWDKMDSTKWNVMSRIADATSATGSFVSSMIRKHPIVQLAERNKNNVYVKKLLNNPRVKEIQDDYDSATIYLAKWAQGVKEQSDKFNLLNETSESYRKILNNELGMGNGDNDISFSDFELNKALERSFPLTQQKWNSFFDSQGRINITINEIKDFIFHGGIESIELRKTVWLYLLGVYPWDSSYDEKLQIEQTLRNIYNTEYKSKWLNRVPNSDPEEEEYWHDQIFRIEKDVRRNDRNIDIYKYNTPDGKNPPQNETADNEMDEDENTNLSDSTNSDSKSEILNPHLLALKNILISYNVLNTNLGYVQGMTDLLSIIYYIVRDEELAFWCFVNFMERMERNFLRDQSGIRDQMYTLAELCQIMLPQLSKHLSDCDSSNLFFCFRMILVWFKREFDLESVCSIWEILLTDYYSSQFQLFFMLAILQKNNDTVVQNLTQFDQVLKFFNDINGTLDWSDLMTRSELLFIRFKKMMDLMERNKELQDDKLLPMYTNEDANESNSELKKSDYHLQLLLSKQIVIQREEERTKDSIK